The Aspergillus luchuensis IFO 4308 DNA, chromosome 6, nearly complete sequence genome segment TTATTTGCATTGTGCACAGTCATTCCAGTCTTCCACCAGAAAATTTGCAAATGCGACCGTACCCTGTTTGGTTTTGGGCAGTAGGACATACCCTGCATCAGCCGTTGATCCGTACTCAGGTTGTTCCAGATTGTCAGCACCATAAAGCCAACAACGAATGCTTTGGACTTGAACCCGGCAGATACGTTAACTTTACCAGAAAACTTCATGTCTGCCCAAAGGCTATAAGTCCCgtaatattttcttagatACCTGACTGGGTTAGCCACAGGTGAGTCTTCTTATCAAATCTACTTGAGAGTGTGATCGAGAATCGCAGATGATTTAAAGTTTATTTCATCCGACTGACAGCCTGGCAGTCGCTAGATACCTTTCTATAAAATGCATACTATGTTGTAGCGAGGGGAGTGCCTCAATAATCCTTGAAACAGTCATAATCAATGGCACATTTAATGTTCTACAGTTAGTCCTGATAATGAATTGAACTTTTCAATTCAATTTCTAAGGTAAAGTAAAAGATGATACAGAAGGTTACTAACTAAATGACAGGGTTCCGACTTCAACAAGTCGATGTTATCGCCAAGGTGAGTGACTGAAAAGCCGCAGGAAAAGCTCCGGCTCAACCGCTCAAGACCCCCATGGGCCTTACATGTCAACGCCACTCGAAGCATCTTCGTTGACAACCCCGCCAGAAGAGGTAAGGCTAGCAGCATATGTAGCACTGCTGTCATGGCTGGCAGTAACATTGATTCCAAGGGTAATCCACCCAAAAACACCATCCTCGATCGAGTCTCCCAGCAAAGCATACTCGAAGAAGGGGTCGGAGTTGCTATCCTCTGTCTCAACGATGACCACATGATCGTCGGCATTCTCGGTAATGGCaacggtgttggtgttgtaggGATAGGTGGCTTCAACCTGCGAGATCAGATCCTGGTCGAAGAACAGCTGGCCGATGTGAGGGATATGGCCTCCCGTCAGCGTGTTGTTGGCGAGGACCTCCGCACCCAGGTGGGCGATGACATGGACGTGAGTTGCGCGACCCGAGTAATGTCCAGGGAAGACGGTCTTGAATCCCGCGACGCCATCAGCATCAGTCTTTTGAATGCCACGGAGGAATGTCTTGTCGAGGTTGGAAGTGTCATTGACGTTGCCGTTCATGCTGCTTTGAACTCCGGAGTAGATTCCAGTGGAGTTGCAGTTCCAGACGTCCCAGTAGAGGTCCTGGATGGGTTCGCAGGTGTTGATGTCGATGAACTGGCCGTCAATGTAGAGAGGCACACCCGGTTCTCCGTCGGAGAGATCGTGTCGGATCAGCTCGCCCTTCACCCAGAAGGGGCCAACCTCACCCTCGGGAGCTAGGATACACACGGGGTCCTTTGAGAAAAGCTCCGACTCGGGAGTGTTGAGCGTCACATCGAGGGAGGAGTGGTGCGAGGTGTTGACCACCTGCTCCGTATCGCGGAGACCCAAGGAGCGCTTCTTGTACTGCTCAAACACGGCGGCGCGGCGAGAAGCAGCTCGTTCAAGGACGCCATTTCTCTTGAGCTGTCCGGCACACTGGCTCAGACTCCGGTGGGCGTTGTGCAGGAAGGCACGCTTGGAGACATCAGTAAAAGAGCTGGGTTCATGGGCTCCCGGGTGCGCCATAGCAAAACCGGCCAGCGACAGCGCAATCGCCTGCttgagctgaagaagctgcatCTTGAGATAATTGAGAAGAGAGGGTTCGAAGAGAACGAGTGAGTATGAGTTGGGTTGTGTTTTGGAAATATTTGAAGACGAGCAAAAGCCATGCTTTATATATCCTCAATCTGTTGGGCTCGGGATGTCCGTGATCTGGAAGTAGACCGATATCCACGCAATACTCTCTGCTTGATATTGTCACTAAGGCATTCTGAACCGTCCCGAGGCCTGCAAACGCGTCATCGTCGTTGTATAGGATCTTGGCTGATCTCTTGTCATAGAACTCAACTGAAGTGAATCAGAGTCggtggggaaggaggaaggaaggtcCACATCCGTCAGTATCAAAAAGACCTGCGTGGCTTATgaaatggaggaagatgattgaTGGAGGCTATCTGCTCTCCTCGAAGTAGCGAATGGAGCGGAGTGGAGCTGGGATCAACCGGCTCTTGGCAGCTTCCGCGTCTCGGCACCTTTTCACCAGGATCGACATTTCATCTTGCCCTCTGCATCTTCTTGCCCGCGTCACCCTTCATGTTTAACCCTGGCAAACACCGGCCCTAGCGTTGCCGCTGACTAATCCTGGCTGAGAAATAGCAACGTCCTTACAGGAACCGCCAGGATCCAGGAGCATTAGACCGTGTGTCTGTTCTCGTTCCGGCCCGCTAGGCATCTCCCACTAACATGAGCGGCCAATCTTCAGTCGAGCGCCCTGGTGGACGAGCTCGCAATGCTTGTGATCTGTGCCGCCGGAAGAAGGTACGTGATTGCATCCAAATCAATGGTTCATTTACTTCCTGCAAGTGGAGTTTTATGGCATTTGAGTGCTTATCCTACATGACCACACTAGATTCGCTGTGACAACGCACAACCATCCTGTGAGGCATGTACTTCCGTAGGTGTGCAGTGCACATTTACCGAACACCCTAGCCTGCTGCGGAAAAGCCTCCGAGAGTAAGTACCGATGTCATTGCCATACTGGTGCGCTAACGGAAGTCATAGTCAACTCCTCGATGCCAAAGCACGGATACGGGACCTGGAAGCCCAGCTGGCCGTCCGGGACCTCTCTCCCGATTCCAGCCAGAGAGAGCGAAATAGTTCTATCGAACGTTCAGAAAACCCATGGCTTTCCTTGTTCACTGTAGACCATGTCCCAAACACATACAGCATAGATACGTCGCTTGCAACATTTCAAGCAGAAATCGCCCATTGTGGAGTGGGAGAAGCTGGATCCACCAAAAGAGcgactttttcttccttagTCTACCGAAAAACAGGCGCCCAAGTCGATCTCGACCACTTTCTCGCCCAGGCTGCACAGTCGCTCAGATTTCGGGGCCTTCAGAGCAGGACAGGCTCACATCGCTCACTATCACCAAAGTGGCCTCCCACGCCTTTGATACGATACTCCATCAACCACTACTCCCAGAGTGGGTTATATTCCATTTTCCCGGTTGCGAACGCCGATGCCCTGAATCGAATGATTGAAGAGGGTGTACCAGACCGTCAAGATGACACCGTGCCTGCAGCGAACCTGGCCTGCCTATTTGCATTCACTGCAATGATGAGTGTAATGCATCGACTCAGCCCGGAGTTCGTCAATGCTGAACCAGATGCATATATTCAGGCAGCACTGGGCCTCGTGCCTAGGTTGTTGATGGAAAGGACCACGGTTAGAAGCTTGGAAGCTGTTGTGCTGATTGTATGCTGCTTACATCTTGACCAAAATATTCGTCGCTGACTTCCACAGATGACCTATGTCATGCCAAGTGGGCAAATTGAACCCGGGCAACTCCTGCTATCCCTAGCTACCCGAATGATACTCACTCTTGGTGCGCACCGAATGTCCATAATGAGCAAGCTGGAAGGTAGACATCTCCGGGCCTTGTTCTGGTTCTGCTATGGAGCGGATAAGAACATGCTCATCCGATACAATCAACCACCACATTTCATCGATGCGGACTGCGACCTCCAAATACCGGACAATTACGTTTTGTCGTCGTCTGACAATCAATTTTTCTCAAGGCCTCTTTCACACAATGAGCTACTCTTTCCCTCTGATGTCCGACTTTCTCTGCTGAAGTCCAAAGTGTACCATCTTCTTTATTCCCGCCATGCTCGAGCTCAGCCAGAGGCCCGTCGCCTTCAGTATATCCGTGAGTTAGATCAAGAGCTCAATGATCTGAAACGCACATTTCCGGCTAGTTGCTGGCCGGATTTATTTGCCACACCGTCCGCCCCCAATTACACTTTCCATGACCTGAGTATGCGGGGAGTCTGTCTACACCTAGAATTTTACTTCTTATTAGGGAAGATTCATGAAGCGAGTCCTTGTCTTGAGAGCAACAATAGCATTTCCAGCTGGTCAATTCTTCCCTCCAGTGTCGAGCTGTTCTATCAGGAATCTCGGTCTATTCTCTTATACATACGTCATGTTTGTGATTTCCTGAACTGGCATACTTTCTGGTAGCTCTCCTCATTCTATGTTCATTTGAAGTTACTAATACTGTTTACTCAGGATCTACGCCCAATTCTTGCTGACGAGCGTCTTCTCCCTTTTCAGATGTATTATCAGTTATCCTGCCGCGTCGTCAAATGAGAACGACATACAACTACTGCAGAGCTTAGTGGACATGTTCGCTGAATTAGATGGAAAGGAATCAGAAAATGCGAGGGGGCTGTTTCCTCCGTTTTACTTCACAGTCTGTCTGATCAAGAGACTTGTCTTCCTTGCCAGGCAG includes the following:
- a CDS encoding intradiol ring-cleavage dioxygenase (COG:Q;~EggNog:ENOG410PIXU;~InterPro:IPR015889;~SECRETED:SignalP(1-20);~go_function: GO:0005506 - iron ion binding [Evidence IEA];~go_function: GO:0016702 - oxidoreductase activity, acting on single donors with incorporation of molecular oxygen, incorporation of two atoms of oxygen [Evidence IEA];~go_process: GO:0055114 - oxidation-reduction process [Evidence IEA]) yields the protein MQLLQLKQAIALSLAGFAMAHPGAHEPSSFTDVSKRAFLHNAHRSLSQCAGQLKRNGVLERAASRRAAVFEQYKKRSLGLRDTEQVVNTSHHSSLDVTLNTPESELFSKDPVCILAPEGEVGPFWVKGELIRHDLSDGEPGVPLYIDGQFIDINTCEPIQDLYWDVWNCNSTGIYSGVQSSMNGNVNDTSNLDKTFLRGIQKTDADGVAGFKTVFPGHYSGRATHVHVIAHLGAEVLANNTLTGGHIPHIGQLFFDQDLISQVEATYPYNTNTVAITENADDHVVIVETEDSNSDPFFEYALLGDSIEDGVFGWITLGINVTASHDSSATYAASLTSSGGVVNEDASSGVDM
- a CDS encoding uncharacterized protein (COG:K;~EggNog:ENOG410Q2P7;~InterPro:IPR036864,IPR007219,IPR001138;~PFAM:PF00172,PF04082;~TransMembrane:1 (o531-550i);~go_function: GO:0000981 - DNA-binding transcription factor activity, RNA polymerase II-specific [Evidence IEA];~go_function: GO:0003677 - DNA binding [Evidence IEA];~go_function: GO:0008270 - zinc ion binding [Evidence IEA];~go_process: GO:0006351 - transcription, DNA-templated [Evidence IEA];~go_process: GO:0006355 - regulation of transcription, DNA-templated [Evidence IEA]); the encoded protein is MSGQSSVERPGGRARNACDLCRRKKIRCDNAQPSCEACTSVGVQCTFTEHPSLLRKSLRDQLLDAKARIRDLEAQLAVRDLSPDSSQRERNSSIERSENPWLSLFTVDHVPNTYSIDTSLATFQAEIAHCGVGEAGSTKRATFSSLVYRKTGAQVDLDHFLAQAAQSLRFRGLQSRTGSHRSLSPKWPPTPLIRYSINHYSQSGLYSIFPVANADALNRMIEEGVPDRQDDTVPAANLACLFAFTAMMSVMHRLSPEFVNAEPDAYIQAALGLVPRLLMERTTVRSLEAVVLIMTYVMPSGQIEPGQLLLSLATRMILTLGAHRMSIMSKLEGRHLRALFWFCYGADKNMLIRYNQPPHFIDADCDLQIPDNYVLSSSDNQFFSRPLSHNELLFPSDVRLSLLKSKVYHLLYSRHARAQPEARRLQYIRELDQELNDLKRTFPASCWPDLFATPSAPNYTFHDLSMRGVCLHLEFYFLLGKIHEASPCLESNNSISSWSILPSSVELFYQESRSILLYIRHVCDFLNWHTFWIYAQFLLTSVFSLFRCIISYPAASSNENDIQLLQSLVDMFAELDGKESENARGLFPPFYFTVCLIKRLVFLARQASNKACE